TGGCGCTGTCACTGTTCCACTATCACCAAACTCGTTGCTTTCAGTAATCGTCACACTATTTTTCCCAATTAAAGTTGTTCCTAAATTCAAAAAATAACCTGTACCAGCTATAACAGAAGTTGAAACACTATTAACATCACTACTAATTGTATCTCCGACAACTGTCCCAGTCCCAATAATACTCATTGAAGTCGAATACAGTACGGTCGAAATCTTAGGGGTCAAATTAGTATTCCCCGTAATCTGAGCAAAGCCATAACTAATTTTAGTCGTCGCTTCTTTTGAAGGCGTAAACGTAAATCCAATGTACAAGGGTAAATCATCTTTTAATTTCGCTAAATCCACCGTAATGGTCTGCGTCTTAGCAAGCGACATCGACGTAGCACCCTTACCATTAATTAAAGTTGGTGCCCCAGTACTAACCGTTGTCCCATCCGCAGTCATCACATCAAAGTATGCCGAAGCAAAACCACCGTCAGCACTGCTAGACATCGTCATCGAACCGGTAAATTGAATGGAGATTTGGGTTGTCGCAGTGGTCACACGACCGCCACTCGTATTATTAGCTTTAACCGCACTAAGCGTCGGATAGGAACTGATGGTATAGCCACTCCCGGTAAGTCTTCTACCAGGTATTGTATTATAATTACTCGTCAAGGCAGTCAACGACGTGGCTGCCTGACCAACCGTCGTTAACTGCCACCCCATAAATAATGCCAATAAAAATAAACAGAATCTTAATAATCCCCGTTTCTGTCGCAAAATTACTCACTCCTAATATCGTTCACTCGGTCGCTTAGTCTAATAGGTCCATTTTACACCAAAAACATTCAGTCTGTTAACTATCATGACACATGACATCCATCTTACCATGCTTAACTCAATGGCAACAAAAAAAGCCCATGTTTAATGAAGCACATGCGCTCGCATCGGCCCCCTTAATTGAAGCGTCGACGATTAAACCCTAATCTAACTAACAACCGATATAAAATTGGGACTACTACCAAGCACGCCA
This region of Lactobacillus sp. CBA3605 genomic DNA includes:
- a CDS encoding WxL domain-containing protein, whose protein sequence is MRQKRGLLRFCLFLLALFMGWQLTTVGQAATSLTALTSNYNTIPGRRLTGSGYTISSYPTLSAVKANNTSGGRVTTATTQISIQFTGSMTMSSSADGGFASAYFDVMTADGTTVSTGAPTLINGKGATSMSLAKTQTITVDLAKLKDDLPLYIGFTFTPSKEATTKISYGFAQITGNTNLTPKISTVLYSTSMSIIGTGTVVGDTISSDVNSVSTSVIAGTGYFLNLGTTLIGKNSVTITESNEFGDSGTVTAPVQRTITLAADNKDLALTNDEIDSLAGKSDSEVIQWLATKGGITAKYDDDETSDGINITSSDTGLAAELAALAEGDSTDLTLSASDSNNNKATDDLKLNVTRSVGTLSLDTVSDKVSFGSNEVPVKETLINPTSNWQVTINDTRAKGANWYLYASASTLTSANTTLKGNLIYRDGTADNQVITNQSTLVASGARASDTTNATADWSANKGIFLDVQPGVVAGAYNGTVNWSLQDTPDK